AATTATGATAAGCTGCATTTGATTACAAACCATAAGCTTGAAGCTGTTTAGAAAAAAATGGTGCTGTACATAATGTGGCATTAcagtgaatataaaaattaattgggTATAATCGCGATGCTTTCTTAATATCACCTATAAACAAAACTCTACAATGGCAATTGTGCTCTAATGGATCTAGTTGATTAATTATTAGTGATTTCCTCTAATTAAAACAGTCTGTACCTCTCTTCTAATAAAGATAATAAGAAGTTAACCTTATTAGAAAGTACTAAGaatagaaaaatgttcaaatagGCAAGATCAACTTGATTGaacgtaaaaattaaatagttACTTCCGTTAAAAACTGTAAATCATAAGAAAATCTTGACGAGCAAGATAATAAAGAACTATCACCAATAGGTAGGAGAATACTAAAAAGCAGTGGTAAGATAATTGGAAAAAAGTCTACTCACTCTTTAGAATTTGCTTCGAGACTTCGTCGACGCAATTCTTCAATACTGTGGCCAGTCTGTTGTTCCCATCCTGACCTTTCTCCCTCAAATGCACGCCTCTTTTCCTCAAGTTCTTTTGCTTGCTGTTCCAAGGAACGTCGCATTTGTTCGTGCCTTCGTTGAAGCTGccagaaataatataaattagtATTCATTCATTGATTTCTGAATTGGCTTGCACAACCTTTGGAAGCACAGAAATGCATCGACTTACATCTGTTTCCAAATCTTTAAGCTTTTGTCTCTTCTCTCGTACTTTCATTTCAAATACTTGCTCCATTTCGATTTCCATCttcttcattttattttcatgttctctcttttcttcttccaTTTGTGCCAATGGATTCCTAAGATAGAGAAACACAGGAGTTTTTTGTTCATTATACaggtttataaaataaagtgCTAAAGATTGTATACAATGACAAATAGTGATTTGGTATGTCTAAGGGTACCAATGAGTTCTATAAAGCTGTAAAAAATGGTGCAATAACGTAACATAATTTATTGTCTACCTAAAACTAAACTTTGTGTATAATTCAAGtgatttctgaaaaaaataagcaaaGCTTTTCGGCTTGAAAATGCTTTCGTGCTTTGTAATTATGTATTGATTGCGAAGAAACAGTGTTTCCTCGGTATAAGTAACTTAAGTTGTACTACACTAACTGTCGTGCAAATGCTAACATGTAAGGGGAAAcggataaaaaataaaataaatacatttcaATTAACAATTTCGTTTAACGTTAATTTTACATGTATTTTATTCGGAGATCCCTACTAGACTACGCATGTTTGATCTAGTACTATtgaatacacacacatatatatatatatatatatatatatatatatatatatatatatatatatatatatatatatatatatatatatatatatataaaagactTGTGCACACAAAACTGTATTACAGGGTTTTAGCCTTAAATAAACTTACCACACCATCATGAAACTGTTCATCACTCCAGGAGGGCACAAACTGACCAACGTGAAATATTCATTAGAATTTAATTAGTTTAATTTTAGCATTTAGCAACATTTCAACATCTAACAGAGAAAACTGATTCtttgagaaaagaaaagagcaactagaaaggctaaattagtagcaaatctttttttttcctttgatCAGTTTGCATGCACAAGCTTTTCCTCCTGCCTTACTCTTTGtcatgtcgaaaaaaaaaagatttctaAATTAATTAAGACAAGATGATGACCCTATGTATCGAAAAAAAGACAACCCGGCGTCTCACATTAAATACGTAATAAAGATCTTGGTCGTTAATATATACTAATACAAAAACAATAAGCGCATCGATACGAAAGATGTATTGAAATCTGTTTCTCGGAACGATTACAACAAAGTAACAGCTATTTGCTTCTAAATGATGTGCACGAAGATGCAatgtattgtttcatttttcaatgtGTGAACGGATGATCAGAATTAACTCACTTGTTGGACACCCTCGTGGGTTTTCCATCAACACTGAGGCCTGCCAGGGTACGACATCTGAAGTTCTCGTAGTGAACATTGTTCGTCACATCCTTCAAGTCCTGCAGGTGCGTCCGAATGATCATGTTCCGTAGAGCAATGAAATCGTTATGTTCCAGATTTTCAACTGTAAAACGATAAGTCGTATTAAAACGGGTTGCCATTCAAGTTCAATGATATCTAGATCAGTTTAATGTCATTAACACGATAGCAAGGCAAGATCACGCTATATAAGCAGAGAGGAAATCGAATGCGTGTAATTCGAATCGTGTGATCAGCGGTAATAATATTGaaatacaaaccttctaccaCTCCCCAAGGATATTTTCTACCCCGTACTTTCTTGCCGTCGTGCTCGATGACTGTATTTGCACCGACAATCGCGAAAGGGACTCTGTCCCTCAGGACTTTGTGCAATTTACTGTCTTCTTCGTCCTCGGCTTCCGGAAACTCGTATATCTTTATTTTGTGCTGAGCTATTTCGTTTAATATCTGAAAATAAAGCGCAAGTGTTACTTCGTCTTACTTAAGAAATGTAATTGTCAAATAAAACGCCGAGGCCGCAGTTACGTCCAAACTTTGCACAACAAATTGTAAATCAGAGTTTTCCCTTGCACAAATTGTATTGCTTCGGTTTAATGTTCCTCAACGTTTCAAAATAAACGCGCCTCTGCCGAGCTATTAATAAACATGCAAACGCCATTCCCAAGCGATACGATAAAAGacagagagcgcgagagcggCCTCGCATTTTTTGCGAGCTCGAAAACTGTGGGAGGATCTCTGCCCCCAAACAGATACTCAAACGCACAGACGTATTACAGAGAGTGGAACTCACTTGTTTCTTAAAATAGGCGCATTCGTCGGGTGTCATGGTGTCGGCTTTAGCAATGACGGGTATGATGTTGACTTTGTCGTGGAGCCGTTGCATGAACTCGACGTCGAGGGGCTTCAACCCGTGGCCCGAGGGCGCGACGAAGTACAGGCAGCAGTGGACTCGGCTGTCCGGTATCTGACGTCTCATCACCCGCGACTCGGCGTTCAGGAACTCCTCGTACTTGTTCTCGATGTACTCGATCACCGGCTGCCAGCTGTAACGGACAGTCGAATTAATTTCTCTGAACCCTCTTCGTTTAGTATACGAGAGCAAAAATTTGACGTAAAATATATCTTCTCCAAGTAGTCGAAGATAACGTTTAATAACTATGAAAACGCTCGAATGCAATGTTCGCGTACACAAAGCTGAAACTTTCGAAGCAAGTTGCCCCGAAACTAAGAAGCTTATACGGAAAAAGAAACCCACAATTAAGAAGCAACTCGTATAATGTAAAGACGGAATGAAAGGATTAATCGCCCTGGCACTATGATAGAGAGCATATATATTCACCAATTGCTATTGTCCACGGCATCGCCGAAGCCAGGCGTGTCGACGATCGTGAGCGTGAGGTTCACCCCGTTCTCCTTGAGCAGAACTTTGCTGGTCTCCACGGCAACGGTTTTCTTCATTCGGAGACTCGGGCCCGGATGCTCCGCGCTGTAGATGTCCGTGAGGAAGAGGGAATTTATCATCGTGGATTTGCCCAGTCCCGACTCGCCTGTGGGATTTCGCAAGTGTCTCGGTTAGTTCTACGCCGACTTTTTTCCtcctaaattatatatatgaCAACAAAACGCTTTTGTCTCCAAACCAGTTTTCTCTCGTAAACCGCATACGAGTTTAAACATTTAGAAAACTTATTCTCTTGTTATTTATATCGACGGTAAATCATATCCATCTACGGCTATGAAAAAGCAATAACCAGTCCCCTCGGCGCGTTTTCACTCCTCTCAAAgagcagccgcgcgcggctatcGGGAAATGCGAAAAATTCCAAAACAATTCAGCCGACGCCGCCGCAAATATTTTCCGATCGCGCcgcagcgagaaaaaaaacacgagCCGTATGCTGTCGTCACCTCATTCATACCGGCGTTGGTATACGTTTATACACTATTTAAGTTCAAGAAGTATCAGAGCATAAATATAACCGACTCGACTTTTCTTTGCCAAGGGTAAATGCTCGAAGGGAAAACTCCCGTCTATCAATAACCCGCACAGGCTTAAGTATGTTACTCGACGAGTCCCTAATACGTCTGCTGTTGTTTTTTGATGGAGCGTCGATGGAAATACGACGACGCACACGACCGTATACTTGTCTAGTCtatgagaattttttttatttacggtCGGATGAATAGGATTCCGATGAGGCGTTTAAACTTTGTTGACTGGCATCATCGCGGCTTTGTTTTTGTTGGCAATTTCGCGATTGCTCCGAGAGTACACTCTCGGGTCAACGAGCCGTTTGTTATATTTCCGAAGCGTCGCGTGCCATCGGACTGTGCGAATTTTCACAGCCTGTACGTGTACGCAATCGTACAAACAAATCCGATCGCTTCCGCTTCGCTGATCCGCTGCAAAATCACCGATCGAAACAAACGGCGCAGCGCGTAATCCAGTTTTCTTTCGACTCCGCATACGCGTTCGGTGAATCATCGCGAAACGGCCGGCCTCTCCCGCCGACGACGATGACTGTCAAGAcacgcacacatgcgcgcggAATTCACGAAGGACTACAGTCACAACACACGCGCGGAAGAGGGactgagagagaaaagaaagaacgGCTGTGGCGTACGCGATATAGCATATAACTATTCGCATCTGTCGCGCACGTGCCGAGCAGCTGCTGtgttatatacctatatatgcgTATACAGTGCCGAATTGCGCGAAtggctttttttctcctctgcaGGCGCCGCTGTAGGTTTTCTGCCGCGAGTCGATGAACCCGCCGATGTCCGAGTGCGCGTGCACCCGCATGCAGTGGTAGTCGTTTTCGGAGTTGCGTATACtcaatttatttttcgaatgCACGACAGCGGCGGCGGGAAATTTCGGTTTCGCGTCAATCTCGCGTCACCGCGTTGCGCGGGGTATATTCCGAAGCGCTAGATGGATACGAACGTCAGGCTCGTTCGGGGAATAGCAGCCACGTCGGAAAATGGAAAAGGCGGAATTACGGAATGCTATATAATACCCACCGACGACCATGAGCGTGAACTCGAATCCCTTCTTCACGGCCTTCCTGTACACCTGGTTGGGCAGATTCGCGAAGCCGACGTATCCATCGAGTTCCTTGGGCTTAGTCGGGGGAGCGGGTCTGTTGTTGGCCGCCTGGGCCGCGGCGAGCTGAGCCGCCTCCTTGGCGCTCTCGTAGGCCGCCCGGGCCGACTCGCGCTTGTTGCTGTCCAGCTCGGCCGAGTCGCTCTGGCTGAGAGAGGCCGGGAGTCGGGGCTTGGCCGGCGCGGACGGCGGCGCCGAGGTCGGGGCCGAGGAGACGCTGTtgttcgtcgtcgtcggcgtcgtcgtcgtcatcgccGAGTTGTTGTTCACGTTGTTCGCGCTCGGCGGCTGAGGCGGCGGCACCGACGGCACCGTCGGCGGCATTGCTGAAGGCGACGTTATCGAGACGTTCTCACCCTTGAAGAAGAGCTCCCGCTTCGTCTGGATCTGAAAGAAGGTGGTCGGGGTTAGTTTTATTTGACTATGTGTTGTATATATAAGGTAAACATCTCAATTATgaggttatagatttttttaatatagtaaTCTTAAAACCAGTGCACACTTTTTTCGCTCATTATTGATATGTTCGTTTGTATTCAATCATTATTGTACATATATTTGTGTAATTGTCGTAGAAAGGTGTCTATTTCAGCCATTCGCGACCCCGCAGAGTCTACTGACTTGAAAAACCCTCCGAATATAGAGAAGAAGCCGAAAACGAAGCCAAAATAGATGCAAGAGTGCAATCCCAACATTTCGAGCACAAGGCGTACACCTGTTTTCGGGCTCGGTTTTCGAATAACCCGCGCAAAATTACTTAAACACCGTGACACTTTAAAGTGGTTTTCATCTCACAAAAAAAACTCCCTGATGCAATCCGCCATAAAGCACCCTAGGAACAGCTTCCGCAAACGAAAAAATAGAGCTTAGAAAAAAGCTTTCGAATTTTCCCGAATGCATATAGTTATGCAGTAGGCAATCTTGGTAAGAAGCCGCGCGGCTGAGATCGCGTTGCGCCTTTTATCGACGCGCACGCGGTTCCGGTGTAGAGTCGAGGAGGAAGTTCAGCGTCAAAGCCGACGTCCGCTGCTACGCTATTAAAAACGCGGAACAATGTCGAGCCTGCG
The sequence above is drawn from the Nasonia vitripennis strain AsymCx chromosome 4, Nvit_psr_1.1, whole genome shotgun sequence genome and encodes:
- the LOC100116362 gene encoding septin-7 isoform X8: MEVSTVILVHQNPAPIQTKRELFFKGENVSITSPSAMPPTVPSVPPPQPPSANNVNNNSAMTTTTPTTTNNSVSSAPTSAPPSAPAKPRLPASLSQSDSAELDSNKRESARAAYESAKEAAQLAAAQAANNRPAPPTKPKELDGYVGFANLPNQVYRKAVKKGFEFTLMVVGESGLGKSTMINSLFLTDIYSAEHPGPSLRMKKTVAVETSKVLLKENGVNLTLTIVDTPGFGDAVDNSNCWQPVIEYIENKYEEFLNAESRVMRRQIPDSRVHCCLYFVAPSGHGLKPLDVEFMQRLHDKVNIIPVIAKADTMTPDECAYFKKQILNEIAQHKIKIYEFPEAEDEEDSKLHKVLRDRVPFAIVGANTVIEHDGKKVRGRKYPWGVVEVENLEHNDFIALRNMIIRTHLQDLKDVTNNVHYENFRCRTLAGLSVDGKPTRVSNNLCPPGVMNSFMMVWNPLAQMEEEKREHENKMKKMEIEMEQVFEMKVREKRQKLKDLETDLQRRHEQMRRSLEQQAKELEEKRRAFEGERSGWEQQTGHSIEELRRRSLEANSKETGSVSSEGSGGGGGTLRGARGIGNLLRRHTSFKSPQENPVPIQQLVIQHPEHP
- the LOC100116362 gene encoding septin-7 isoform X5, encoding MRVRPPHPRPQHTLRASSPSYTHSTTFDSHRMMHHQRNAIQTKRELFFKGENVSITSPSAMPPTVPSVPPPQPPSANNVNNNSAMTTTTPTTTNNSVSSAPTSAPPSAPAKPRLPASLSQSDSAELDSNKRESARAAYESAKEAAQLAAAQAANNRPAPPTKPKELDGYVGFANLPNQVYRKAVKKGFEFTLMVVGESGLGKSTMINSLFLTDIYSAEHPGPSLRMKKTVAVETSKVLLKENGVNLTLTIVDTPGFGDAVDNSNCWQPVIEYIENKYEEFLNAESRVMRRQIPDSRVHCCLYFVAPSGHGLKPLDVEFMQRLHDKVNIIPVIAKADTMTPDECAYFKKQILNEIAQHKIKIYEFPEAEDEEDSKLHKVLRDRVPFAIVGANTVIEHDGKKVRGRKYPWGVVEVENLEHNDFIALRNMIIRTHLQDLKDVTNNVHYENFRCRTLAGLSVDGKPTRVSNNLCPPGVMNSFMMVWNPLAQMEEEKREHENKMKKMEIEMEQVFEMKVREKRQKLKDLETDLQRRHEQMRRSLEQQAKELEEKRRAFEGERSGWEQQTGHSIEELRRRSLEANSKETGSVSSEGSGGGGGTLRGARGIGNLLRRHTSFKSPQENPVPIQQLVIQHPEHP
- the LOC100116362 gene encoding septin-7 isoform X1; the encoded protein is MSSTENQQQQQQNGTSNGLKTSALSGLSSSARSTTNSSFLYSSNSLLSGSRSAAAAAVDKTGATRQAPPPTLPKYTSSFNAGSNGTASAADRLSKDREGGGSYRLASLDRLALRQRILDGENNKPNGDANSIQTKRELFFKGENVSITSPSAMPPTVPSVPPPQPPSANNVNNNSAMTTTTPTTTNNSVSSAPTSAPPSAPAKPRLPASLSQSDSAELDSNKRESARAAYESAKEAAQLAAAQAANNRPAPPTKPKELDGYVGFANLPNQVYRKAVKKGFEFTLMVVGESGLGKSTMINSLFLTDIYSAEHPGPSLRMKKTVAVETSKVLLKENGVNLTLTIVDTPGFGDAVDNSNCWQPVIEYIENKYEEFLNAESRVMRRQIPDSRVHCCLYFVAPSGHGLKPLDVEFMQRLHDKVNIIPVIAKADTMTPDECAYFKKQILNEIAQHKIKIYEFPEAEDEEDSKLHKVLRDRVPFAIVGANTVIEHDGKKVRGRKYPWGVVEVENLEHNDFIALRNMIIRTHLQDLKDVTNNVHYENFRCRTLAGLSVDGKPTRVSNNLCPPGVMNSFMMVWNPLAQMEEEKREHENKMKKMEIEMEQVFEMKVREKRQKLKDLETDLQRRHEQMRRSLEQQAKELEEKRRAFEGERSGWEQQTGHSIEELRRRSLEANSKETGSVSSEGSGGGGGTLRGARGIGNLLRRHTSFKSPQENPVPIQQLVIQHPEHP
- the LOC100116362 gene encoding septin-7 isoform X10 — protein: MSEPIKISTTPSPASRGRLNPAVLALYNSQLNSIENQIQTKRELFFKGENVSITSPSAMPPTVPSVPPPQPPSANNVNNNSAMTTTTPTTTNNSVSSAPTSAPPSAPAKPRLPASLSQSDSAELDSNKRESARAAYESAKEAAQLAAAQAANNRPAPPTKPKELDGYVGFANLPNQVYRKAVKKGFEFTLMVVGESGLGKSTMINSLFLTDIYSAEHPGPSLRMKKTVAVETSKVLLKENGVNLTLTIVDTPGFGDAVDNSNCWQPVIEYIENKYEEFLNAESRVMRRQIPDSRVHCCLYFVAPSGHGLKPLDVEFMQRLHDKVNIIPVIAKADTMTPDECAYFKKQILNEIAQHKIKIYEFPEAEDEEDSKLHKVLRDRVPFAIVGANTVIEHDGKKVRGRKYPWGVVEVENLEHNDFIALRNMIIRTHLQDLKDVTNNVHYENFRCRTLAGLSVDGKPTRVSNKNPLAQMEEEKREHENKMKKMEIEMEQVFEMKVREKRQKLKDLETDLQRRHEQMRRSLEQQAKELEEKRRAFEGERSGWEQQTGHSIEELRRRSLEANSKEAVDGKDKKNKKKGLF
- the LOC100116362 gene encoding septin-7 isoform X6 produces the protein MSEPIKISTTPSPASRGRLNPAVLALYNSQLNSIENQIQTKRELFFKGENVSITSPSAMPPTVPSVPPPQPPSANNVNNNSAMTTTTPTTTNNSVSSAPTSAPPSAPAKPRLPASLSQSDSAELDSNKRESARAAYESAKEAAQLAAAQAANNRPAPPTKPKELDGYVGFANLPNQVYRKAVKKGFEFTLMVVGESGLGKSTMINSLFLTDIYSAEHPGPSLRMKKTVAVETSKVLLKENGVNLTLTIVDTPGFGDAVDNSNCWQPVIEYIENKYEEFLNAESRVMRRQIPDSRVHCCLYFVAPSGHGLKPLDVEFMQRLHDKVNIIPVIAKADTMTPDECAYFKKQILNEIAQHKIKIYEFPEAEDEEDSKLHKVLRDRVPFAIVGANTVIEHDGKKVRGRKYPWGVVEVENLEHNDFIALRNMIIRTHLQDLKDVTNNVHYENFRCRTLAGLSVDGKPTRVSNNLCPPGVMNSFMMVWNPLAQMEEEKREHENKMKKMEIEMEQVFEMKVREKRQKLKDLETDLQRRHEQMRRSLEQQAKELEEKRRAFEGERSGWEQQTGHSIEELRRRSLEANSKETGSVSSEGSGGGGGTLRGARGIGNLLRRHTSFKSPQENPVPIQQLVIQHPEHP
- the LOC100116362 gene encoding septin-7 isoform X3, with translation MSSTENQQQQQQNGTSNGLKTSALSGLSSSARSTTNSSFLYSSNSLLSGSRSAAAAAVDKTGATRQAPPPTLPKYTSSFNAGSNGTASAADRLSKDREGGGSYRLASLDRLALRQRILDGENNKPNGDANSIQTKRELFFKGENVSITSPSAMPPTVPSVPPPQPPSANNVNNNSAMTTTTPTTTNNSVSSAPTSAPPSAPAKPRLPASLSQSDSAELDSNKRESARAAYESAKEAAQLAAAQAANNRPAPPTKPKELDGYVGFANLPNQVYRKAVKKGFEFTLMVVGESGLGKSTMINSLFLTDIYSAEHPGPSLRMKKTVAVETSKVLLKENGVNLTLTIVDTPGFGDAVDNSNCWQPVIEYIENKYEEFLNAESRVMRRQIPDSRVHCCLYFVAPSGHGLKPLDVEFMQRLHDKVNIIPVIAKADTMTPDECAYFKKQILNEIAQHKIKIYEFPEAEDEEDSKLHKVLRDRVPFAIVGANTVIEHDGKKVRGRKYPWGVVEVENLEHNDFIALRNMIIRTHLQDLKDVTNNVHYENFRCRTLAGLSVDGKPTRVSNNLCPPGVMNSFMMVWNPLAQMEEEKREHENKMKKMEIEMEQVFEMKVREKRQKLKDLETDLQRRHEQMRRSLEQQAKELEEKRRAFEGERSGWEQQTGHSIEELRRRSLEANSKEAVDGKDKKNKKKGLF
- the LOC100116362 gene encoding septin-7 isoform X7, with translation MSEPIKISTTPSPASRGRLNPAVLALYNSQLNSIENQIQTKRELFFKGENVSITSPSAMPPTVPSVPPPQPPSANNVNNNSAMTTTTPTTTNNSVSSAPTSAPPSAPAKPRLPASLSQSDSAELDSNKRESARAAYESAKEAAQLAAAQAANNRPAPPTKPKELDGYVGFANLPNQVYRKAVKKGFEFTLMVVGESGLGKSTMINSLFLTDIYSAEHPGPSLRMKKTVAVETSKVLLKENGVNLTLTIVDTPGFGDAVDNSNCWQPVIEYIENKYEEFLNAESRVMRRQIPDSRVHCCLYFVAPSGHGLKPLDVEFMQRLHDKVNIIPVIAKADTMTPDECAYFKKQILNEIAQHKIKIYEFPEAEDEEDSKLHKVLRDRVPFAIVGANTVIEHDGKKVRGRKYPWGVVEVENLEHNDFIALRNMIIRTHLQDLKDVTNNVHYENFRCRTLAGLSVDGKPTRVSNKNPLAQMEEEKREHENKMKKMEIEMEQVFEMKVREKRQKLKDLETDLQRRHEQMRRSLEQQAKELEEKRRAFEGERSGWEQQTGHSIEELRRRSLEANSKETGSVSSEGSGGGGGTLRGARGIGNLLRRHTSFKSPQENPVPIQQLVIQHPEHP
- the LOC100116362 gene encoding septin-7 isoform X9, which codes for METLAKLKEPDNSAIQTKRELFFKGENVSITSPSAMPPTVPSVPPPQPPSANNVNNNSAMTTTTPTTTNNSVSSAPTSAPPSAPAKPRLPASLSQSDSAELDSNKRESARAAYESAKEAAQLAAAQAANNRPAPPTKPKELDGYVGFANLPNQVYRKAVKKGFEFTLMVVGESGLGKSTMINSLFLTDIYSAEHPGPSLRMKKTVAVETSKVLLKENGVNLTLTIVDTPGFGDAVDNSNCWQPVIEYIENKYEEFLNAESRVMRRQIPDSRVHCCLYFVAPSGHGLKPLDVEFMQRLHDKVNIIPVIAKADTMTPDECAYFKKQILNEIAQHKIKIYEFPEAEDEEDSKLHKVLRDRVPFAIVGANTVIEHDGKKVRGRKYPWGVVEVENLEHNDFIALRNMIIRTHLQDLKDVTNNVHYENFRCRTLAGLSVDGKPTRVSNNLCPPGVMNSFMMVWNPLAQMEEEKREHENKMKKMEIEMEQVFEMKVREKRQKLKDLETDLQRRHEQMRRSLEQQAKELEEKRRAFEGERSGWEQQTGHSIEELRRRSLEANSKETGSVSSEGSGGGGGTLRGARGIGNLLRRHTSFKSPQENPVPIQQLVIQHPEHP
- the LOC100116362 gene encoding septin-7 isoform X4, translated to MSSTENQQQQQQNGTSNGLKTSALSGLSSSARSTTNSSFLYSSNSLLSGSRSAAAAAVDKTGATRQAPPPTLPKYTSSFNAGSNGTASAADRLSKDREGGGSYRLASLDRLALRQRILDGENNKPNGDANSIQTKRELFFKGENVSITSPSAMPPTVPSVPPPQPPSANNVNNNSAMTTTTPTTTNNSVSSAPTSAPPSAPAKPRLPASLSQSDSAELDSNKRESARAAYESAKEAAQLAAAQAANNRPAPPTKPKELDGYVGFANLPNQVYRKAVKKGFEFTLMVVGESGLGKSTMINSLFLTDIYSAEHPGPSLRMKKTVAVETSKVLLKENGVNLTLTIVDTPGFGDAVDNSNCWQPVIEYIENKYEEFLNAESRVMRRQIPDSRVHCCLYFVAPSGHGLKPLDVEFMQRLHDKVNIIPVIAKADTMTPDECAYFKKQILNEIAQHKIKIYEFPEAEDEEDSKLHKVLRDRVPFAIVGANTVIEHDGKKVRGRKYPWGVVEVENLEHNDFIALRNMIIRTHLQDLKDVTNNVHYENFRCRTLAGLSVDGKPTRVSNKNPLAQMEEEKREHENKMKKMEIEMEQVFEMKVREKRQKLKDLETDLQRRHEQMRRSLEQQAKELEEKRRAFEGERSGWEQQTGHSIEELRRRSLEANSKEAVDGKDKKNKKKGLF
- the LOC100116362 gene encoding septin-7 isoform X2, whose protein sequence is MSSTENQQQQQQNGTSNGLKTSALSGLSSSARSTTNSSFLYSSNSLLSGSRSAAAAAVDKTGATRQAPPPTLPKYTSSFNAGSNGTASAADRLSKDREGGGSYRLASLDRLALRQRILDGENNKPNGDANSIQTKRELFFKGENVSITSPSAMPPTVPSVPPPQPPSANNVNNNSAMTTTTPTTTNNSVSSAPTSAPPSAPAKPRLPASLSQSDSAELDSNKRESARAAYESAKEAAQLAAAQAANNRPAPPTKPKELDGYVGFANLPNQVYRKAVKKGFEFTLMVVGESGLGKSTMINSLFLTDIYSAEHPGPSLRMKKTVAVETSKVLLKENGVNLTLTIVDTPGFGDAVDNSNCWQPVIEYIENKYEEFLNAESRVMRRQIPDSRVHCCLYFVAPSGHGLKPLDVEFMQRLHDKVNIIPVIAKADTMTPDECAYFKKQILNEIAQHKIKIYEFPEAEDEEDSKLHKVLRDRVPFAIVGANTVIEHDGKKVRGRKYPWGVVEVENLEHNDFIALRNMIIRTHLQDLKDVTNNVHYENFRCRTLAGLSVDGKPTRVSNKNPLAQMEEEKREHENKMKKMEIEMEQVFEMKVREKRQKLKDLETDLQRRHEQMRRSLEQQAKELEEKRRAFEGERSGWEQQTGHSIEELRRRSLEANSKETGSVSSEGSGGGGGTLRGARGIGNLLRRHTSFKSPQENPVPIQQLVIQHPEHP